tactatcacattatatttggaatataatattaatcatacTAATTATATTTGGTTATATGCATAATTCTATATTCAAttagaacacaaaaaaaaagagagattaactaaaaaatatcaacCTATGGTAAGACTGTCTGAATATTTTCCCTCTTCAGTGATGCAATTGAATGTGTTGtattttatgcaattaaatGTTAGTGAGCGACAGCCAAAACTTCGAATATATATACTTGTTTTAGATGGATTAAAAGTATTAATGAAGGATGATGCTACTTCCACAAATCATGTACAGTATATACTTTGACTTGATTAGTCGGCCAAGAATATCAATCACTTTACTCAAAATGTCATGttgttggatttatttaattcaaacccttcaaaattattttttcaagtaTAACTAATTGATGTTGAGTGTTGACATTAGATGATGAAGTGTATCTCAGGTAGTAAGACCTTTCGCCCCCATCTAATAAGTCGGAGATTCTAAGTCATCGCGTGGATAGATGGAAATATTAATAAACCTTATCGAAAAGAAAAGTTAAtatgatttttcaatttcactcttattatttgataaatttgtaaaattaaaccGCGATTTTCTAATATCACATGATATAAGAGTCGgattataatatactccctccgtcccagattaagagtcatttttttgccataaaaatctgtcccagtttaagaataacatttagaatttttcatatttggtcatataattttacctcattgttcatcaaaattatatcaaaatgacattatctaaaaaaaaataaaccaaaacagaaagaaaaaaaacttaacctaccccaaaaagtcaaaaaggacccaccttcaaccaactcatttcgtttattacacactccatcatctcacttcactTATTATACatttcaactctttcttaaaatccgtgtcataACTATATCTAACTCCtaatatgggacggagggagtaataggaTATGGGAATGCTTGCGATCAATTGTCTTATATTTCTACGCCactgatatttttctttaatctaTACgagtaatttaaaaaatcacgTTCCCTTGTTCCTTTCGAAAATCTTGTCCATATTCGATCTTCGGTAATAAGTCAGGCGTGTTACATATTTTTCACTTCATCATAGAATACTCTTCCATTTATTGCTAATACTCTTTTTTATGAGTAGGTACTTAAACTTGTAGCCGAACCAAAAGTATAATTCTTTTCAAGCAACAAATGAAAGTGTGTACCTTTATTCTCCGACTTGACAAACACTCGATAGTATTGCCATTGTTGAccaagtaaatttttttaaaaaaacttgaaaGATATTAAGaaatgctaattaattaagtaccATGTTTGCTTGCTTCTTAGATTTAGTATATACTAAAAGAATAGCTAAAGTTGTACGTATatgggaaataaatatttttacttctTCTATTTCAAGAATGGGGATATTTTTAGTAGTCcgcacatttttttatttggtgtgTCCTGTCAATTACTGAAATATTCTcttcttacttttctctcttttacaaTTATGATTGACTAGAAACATGTAGTATAATATATCCGGCCCACTGACTTTCCTAGGTAATTTTAATGTGGTCACTTGACAagaaattatatacatatgataaaaatatgcatcACAAGCTATAAAGGCACAGTCATCCGTGTGCTCTAAGAAGTGCTTAAATCTTAAGTACTTAGTTACCTGAGTGCATATTTTCCCCGTCCCTACTTTGACGACTAATAATACTTTCTATGtctctgaaaagtatgaatatttgatttggcatgtgttttaatgtataattggtaatgTAAAAGAGATAGATAAATGTTAAAGTAAGTAGTGTCAATGAAAAGTAGATTCTACATTAGCAATGTAATGTAATGGTATAAtacaatttctaaaataatactccctccgtccacgaataagagtcttgtctacattattctctatcttactttatcatttctccattttaactatttattatcatttttataaaacaagtgcaaaaaagtgaacgggactcttattcgtggacggagggagtactattatatataaaagtttGTAGTAGATGCTAAGAGTAAGGGACTAATTAAACTTTATGGTCCATGACAGGAGTAATTCGTTTAAAACCGCAAATTCTGCATCTTTATTccaaagaaagggaaaaacatTCGATAATATTATTTGGCATGGTCGACCAAGTAAAGAATTATATAATCCAAGATGCTAATTAGTCCATTTGCCTTTCTCCGTAGATTTGGGATATactaatgaaaattttaatttcttaagtAGTACATATAtgagaaatatttttgtacttAATTCTTCTACcttaacaaatttatttttaattttaaagtctGTGAATCAGATAATTAAGTTCGATGATTACAcgacaaattacaaaattagacAATTAAATTTGAAGCAATATTACACGACAAAATGGTTACAAAATAAGGTCTTATATACTGTATTACATGCATCACGATTGCAGCCCTCCTATTATACATAGAGACATTTCGATCAGCAACATACTCTTGGATTCAGAGTTTGAAGGTTGATTATCTGATTTTGGTACAACTAGATTGTTGGATCCAGATTCGTCCAATCAAACTCTGTTAgtgaattatactccctccgtccatatccatttatggtatcctttttctccttttgtacttttattattaatggaTCCCACTatccactacacaatttcaactacttttacTCCTTCTCTCatatttaccaattatgcattaaaacacGTGCTCATATTAAATGTCCTATTTCTAtagaacggaggaagtatcgTACATATCATTTTcctcaaattcaaatcaatgGGATAGTTAGGAAAAAAtgttagagtgaactacaaaaatagtccctggactatgcaTTTATCTCGCCAGAtaaccctggactttaaaaatatcctcagacactggactaagcgtttatctcaaaattggtcctttttcactgtttcgtacCGAAACTATCCTTTTAGGGGTTTGGGCATTTTCGGAAGTTCAAATAATTCACTTTTTCAGTTGTCAGGGCATTTAATAATTGTGCAGGTCAGGTTGTCTCCCTATATTAATAACTctctcaccttctctctctctcaccttctctcctctatctctcctctcttcccttcttcttcctcccctTCCTTCCTTCCTTCTGCAAAAGTCGAGAAAACATCTCGActcaagaaagaaataaaaatgtctTCGTTGTCTGATACAAAATCGAGTGATGGAGGAGGCGGGACTGGTTGTAGGTGGCTCCGATTTGAGTACGAAAATTGTTTGTGCCAGCAAAGAGCGATTCTCAAAATCGTTGTCGACCCAATAAAGGAATCTAATGGAATGTTGTATTTCGTTTGCGAGAAAAAGGGGAAGATTGGAGGCTGCAAGTATTTTCGGTGGTGTCATCCCAAGTGTGTGGATTTTGAAGGCTGCAATTACTTGGTTGAGCATGGTGGGCGTGAAGACAAAGTTGGAAGACAAGATGGAGTTGATTCTGAATTATCTCCAAATCGTGTTGAAGGTGGAAGTAAAGTTAAAGATTGTATTTTGGTGTTATTTGTTGGGTTTTCGTTGTTTGTTTCGTTTGTAGCCATTATGGTGAGTTTGATGAAGTAGGTTTTCACCCGTAGATTGCAAtttgtgggaaaaaaatttggtgAAGTAGTGCGTGAAAGTTGGGGAAGAATTATAGTGTTCAAATCaatgtaatttgattttgatttatgtgCTCTAAGTACCGAATCTTAAGTCTTAATTTTTGAAGTTTCAAGTTTGTTTCGGATATTTCTAAATTGAGTAATGAAATTAATCATGGCATGAGTGAATGGTTTTTTCTTCAATGGGTATGAAATGGATACGACATGTACTCatcgaaaaaaaaacagttCACTAGTTAGAGAATGGGCTGGAGATGTTACTGAAATGAAACttgttgaaataatatcgGATGTAGTACTCGACTTAATcaacacaaataatatcatatgaaGTACTAGGACAACAAggaagaaataatatcatatttgatacccaataaataatatcatatttgatACCTGATAGTTGTATCCGGTGTAGTCCCaaatttaatatcatattGGGTTTGAAGAAATATCAATTGCAGTCCCTAGTagatagggatgtcaatcgggccggcccatcgggtttcgggccaatCGGAtacgggctaatcgggttgtgatttctttcgggttattaaagttcaaccctaaccctaaaagctcgaaTTTCAGGCTAGCCcagcgggttaatcgggttgctaccgataatattaacatgcgatcaatccaataaaattactaatattcatacaatgtaaaacatttaattgtgATATATTTGAGATATGTGCTTtaactcaatcataaacatgatcaaatactaatatttgagatatttcgtAGAATTTAaatgcatgttttagaaatttaaatatttttttagtgaatttgaagttttcaatttatttatcaattattatattaataaaaattctatatataatttggTCGTCGCAAGACGGCTAATTGAATTGGCCTTGCAAATGGTGTATTTGGTGAATGGCATTACAAATACTGAAACTTTATGATTTTGTTGGTATAAATCACATACAATCTGTGTTTCTAACCTTCACTATTTGGGTTGCAACtcctttttgtttgtttttgccCATAGAATAGAAAGGGATGTGCAGATCGATGATGATTTTGGTATGCATTTATGTAGGATTGCATGCATAACTTAGGAGTACTGATGTACTTAAACCTTCATATGTTAAAACTAATATCTTTTTGTGGCATCCACTATGGCCAGATTACTACTAGTATGcagtatgatattattttgtgtagTAGTGTTTGCAATCTTCAGATATTAGTACCAAagatgatactccctccgtcccggagtattagactcacttcttttgggcacatgatttaaggaagtgatatttaaatagttaaagtggagagagtaaagtatgagagggggaaaaagtaggggagagaagagagaaaaaagtaggtggagaataaaataagatagatgctttttgctaaaaaaggaaatgagtctaatatgttgggacatcccaaaaaagaaagttggtctaataccttgggacggagggagtattattctcTGAAATGAATGTGACCGAGAATCTGATATTACAATTTCCCTTTGTACTAAAGATGATACTATTTTCAAAACCAAATATGCATTAGTTGATAaagatgatattattttcCAAACCAAATATGATATTAGTTTCGAACTGATATTGGTATTGTATATGATATGTCTAATTCGATCAGTACCCAGTGATCATCCAAATATGCGTTCAAATCATCCAACTTCCAACGAACTCATTGAACTTATTGAACCCTACATTATCAACCAATATAAACACCTACACAACCCAATACATACGcctaaacacaaaaaaatggagaaaagcAGAAATCCAAACACACACATTGGTGGAAAAAAGTCTGAAGAAAAGCTGAGAAGTATCTTTGCAAGGCTAAAGCGTCCCAAAATGCAAACGAAACTAGATTTCCAGCATTAGTTAATTGCCAGACGTTGGACATTTCGAGTGAAAATGCTTATTTCATACTTCTACTTCGGACAGAGTGGTTTtcatattctcttttttattcatagaaagagtaaaaaaaatcaaactaaaatatcACAACCTTCAAAccttcaaaattaataaaattcccAACTTACACCTTACAAAcacataatcaaataaaattcacgCCAACATAATATTTCCCCAAAACTCACTAACTGCAGTCTATCTACCAAATCAACTTCGTCGGCCTCTCCCCCAACTCCCACCTTGGCGCCGAATCTGCCAAACCAAGTTAAAAACTACACAATTCGGATAACACCACCGAAATTAAACCTTTGCCCTTTTTCTACCAACAATCCATTTTAGTTGAGATGTTGCATCGACTTTTGCagaataagagagatggaggagagaaggtgagagagagatggaggagATAGATACTTCAGAATCAACTTCGTCTTCTATCCTAACTTCGTCTTCTATTCCAAATTCGTCTTCACGCCCACCAATGCTCAACCAAGTAATTGCAGCCTTCAAAATCCACCAAAAATACAACATTctatttgatttctttcttgAGTCGAGATGTTTTCTCGACTTTTGCAGAAGGAAGGAaggggaggaagaagaagggaagagaagaaagatggaggagagaaggtgagagagagagaatgagagagagagttattAATATAAGGAGACAACCTGACCTGCACAATTATTAAATGCTCTGACAACTGAAAAAGTGAATTATTTGAACTTCCGAAAATGCCCAAACCCCTAAAAGGGTAGTTTCGgtacgaaacagtgaaaaaggaccaattttgagataaacgcttagtccagggttgtctggggatatttttaaagtccagggctGTCTGGCGAGATAAAtgcatagtccagggactatttttgtagttcactcaaaatgttaaagttaTAATATAATTGACTAATTTTTAGATTCTCGGGATTAactagaatttgaccaaaaaattcatgttttttttggcCAATTTGCccgaaatatatttttatgatattcaCTACAAACTAGtttaaattaagattttatatcacttagaaattaaatttgtagtccAATTTATACTtaaatgtttatgttttagtatagggttttgatttatgcaaaactagatttaaatatagaaacgcagaataaaatcatatgtagggcatttttaggtcattgtTAGTTTCTTTTTAGGTCACAAGCTATATATGTAAAAATCTTATTCTTATTGCATATAttgacaaattttttaaatataatttagcAATCTGTGTTATTTAATgctatttaatattaatatcatttctactatttattttattataaaaaataggacacaACTACTGAAACACAGTAACAACTTACAACAAAATGCCTCGTTAAAAGGCTTTGCAATAAAGGgttattttattcactcatatatatatatatagaaggcACAAGATCACTCAGATTGATGCCTACTTACAAAATCATATATCGCCTGTACATCGAATTCACAGAAAACCATAGATCTGGGAATCTGATCAGATGAATCCCTCGCACAAGAAAAATGAACCCAATATTCGCACTGTGAGCATGAGAAAGCCGCTTCATCTACCAATCCCGGGATGATTTGGTGACAATACCCACACCTCTCATTTCTTCCGTAAGTAAGCATCCGTTTAAGTGTGAGAGGATGAGAGTGACAAGGCATGCTACTTTTGCCTCCGAACTTGACTTTGGACAAATAGCCAAGCGAGGGAATGCAGTTTATGTGGAAAGAGTAGTCACATTTAGCACATCGGTAGAACCAATACTTGCACTCTATACCTTCCTCACACACCTCACAGATGTCATGATCACTACCACTACTATTACTAGTGATCAAATCCAGAGGATGTTGATCAAATTTACGTAAATGAACCCTTTTTGGGAGCAAGGCGCACCTTAGATGAATGTAGAAATCGCAGGTAGTGCACCTATAGACATCAAGAAAGGTGGAGCCGCGGGAACAACAACTGATGGTAGAGGCCCGCGAATAGCGGGCAGTGCGAAAGAGAAGGTGTTGGCTATATGAGCTGTGCTTTATAATGCTTGGAGCAGCTACGCACGACAGATCAGTCGTCAAGGGTACATCATATAAAGGATGTTGAAACTTAAAAAAGTAGTAGCAAGGTCCATTGCAAGGAAGAGAGcagaaaaaacagaaaaatattgAACTGAAGAACCATTTGTTCGGGCATGGACAAATTTGTGCCTTTACTACATCGCCGAGTTCATCTGGAGTCTCAAACTTGAGAAGGGGGAGAAGGTCTACACAGACTTTATGGGCAAGAAAAGAGCAGCCACCAATTTGTTGAGAGCATCTGTAAAATTGAGATGGAATGGTAATGGTTTGTATGCATAAATCACACACTAGTTGACTATGCCATTCCGCTCCATATCAGTGCTTCATCTTATGCATTCAGATTGAGCTTATGTCATGATGTTGCTATTGTTTCGTGTTCTATCTTCTCCcattttgttagtttttttcCGATAATAATCAGTGTCTCGTGTCAAACAAAGCATAAAGATCTCGATGAATCAAGTCACCTCTGTTTTTAGAAGACCTTCTAAACAAAATGTGGAGTGTTACTTAAGGATTTTCCTATCCTaacattttctatttcattCAGCATTTTGATCAGAAGATTGTGGGTTTTTGCTTCAATCACAAGAAggtcaaaaaaagaaattgtggGTTTTTGCTGTGTTTAATAAGATCAAATAGCCCTGAGCTAAGTTTCCTCTGTTTCATTATTCTTCCATTTCCTCTGCTTTAAGAAGAGCTTCTGAACCAAATGTGGAGTGTTGGGGATTTTCCGATCCTAAAATTTTTCATGTCATTCAGCATTCTTGATTCAAAGATTGAATTCTGAAAGATTGATCAACCAAACATTGCTTgcatgtatgtgtgtgtgttaatTTGAGAAGGATTTGATTGTGTTCAGcaattttcaaacaaattcAAGTATCCAGAGCTAATTATATAACTTAGTGCTCTGTCCTTTTTAATAACTCAACCTATGgttgaattattttcaatttaatccaccatttatttgatttgtaaAGCTTCAAACTTGTTTCTACCTCTTTAATGGAGTGTGGACGGAGGATGTGGCGGCGGTGGCAATTCGCGGAGGACTAGAGGTGTGCCTTCTATACGCCCActgtgtgtttttgtgtgaAAAGTGTGCGTTCATATCACACACTAgttttttgcatttataattatgatcCTCTTCCTTCTCCCCAACTAGGACCAGATGATGCTTGTGAAAATTCTCAATTGCCAGCTTCCTATCGTCGTCACTAGCATCCTCATCTTCATCACTAGTATCCTCATACTCATACGGATCTCCAAACGTGGAAATGTGTCCAAGTTGTCGTCTGGCAGTTGGATTAACTCGAGTCTGGTTTctgcaataaatatatatttagtagATATTATAGTATATGAAGTCTGAGTGAAAAGAGTTATATATGATCCTTGCATACTGGATTGAATTTTGTCGAGGGCACATCTGACGTGAGAAAACTTCCTGGTTTGGGGACATAGATAGATGGCGTTATGGGTACGAAGCAAGGGTTTGTCGCAAACGATGCACTTGCTACACCGGGAATCGGTAGGAATAGAATATACGTGGACGAAAGGCCAAGGATTAGAGAGGTGATTGAGAGTGGTAGGCAGTATGGTGCAGTCTTGATGAATCCAGAAGTCACAGAGTTGGCAAGAGAAGAAAGTCTCTCTACAAAGAGCCACGAGAGGGTGAGGTGGATGGCTCTTGTGTTTGGTTTTGATCTCAACACCAAGCATTGCAGCGGCAGCCAGAGGACGCATTTTTATATCGCAATCCTCACATTTGTAGGTGAAATTGGGATCTCCTTCGTGGAGAATTGAAGGCTTTGATGGATTTCAGATGGCCTTATATCAACTCCACTTCTCACCACTGTCAATGGAAAGGTATCACTTGTAATGATGAAGAGACTCGCTCAGTAGATAGAGACTAATTTTACTAAAGTGCTTAAAATAGATCTATCGGAAAAAATTTCACAGACggaaatagtaaaaacaat
The genomic region above belongs to Salvia hispanica cultivar TCC Black 2014 chromosome 3, UniMelb_Shisp_WGS_1.0, whole genome shotgun sequence and contains:
- the LOC125212613 gene encoding uncharacterized protein LOC125212613; the protein is MSPNQEVFSRQMCPRQNSIQNQTRVNPTARRQLGHISTFGDPYEYEDTSDEDEDASDDDRKLAIENFHKHHLVLVGEKEEDHNYKCKKLVCDMNAHFSHKNTQWAYRRHTSSPPRIATAATSSVHTPLKR